In Leifsonia sp. ZF2019, a genomic segment contains:
- a CDS encoding alpha/beta fold hydrolase: protein MAVPPALSRTIAPVSSRNGSSEGTAVPVLPAVVGTEDRITPPTAQRRMAQRAGSTIVETPAGHVSMLAAPDVVTGVIVAAAESVG from the coding sequence GTGGCTGTTCCACCCGCCCTCTCCCGCACGATCGCACCCGTCTCGTCCCGGAACGGCTCCTCGGAAGGAACCGCTGTGCCCGTACTCCCCGCTGTCGTCGGCACCGAAGACCGCATCACCCCTCCCACGGCCCAGCGCCGCATGGCCCAACGCGCCGGCTCCACGATCGTGGAGACCCCTGCCGGACACGTCTCCATGCTCGCAGCGCCGGATGTCGTCACCGGGGTGATCGTCGCCGCCGCGGAATCCGTCGGCTGA
- the msrB gene encoding peptide-methionine (R)-S-oxide reductase MsrB — protein sequence MTQETGAQRYGRSQDAIRRLTKRQYAVTQESATEPAFRNEFWDNHEEGIYVDVVSGEPLFSSTDKYDSGSGWPSFTRPIESAEIVENTDRTYGMLRTEVRSGRADSHLGHLFDDGPVADGGMRYCINSAALRFVPLAELEEQGYGVYRRLFEK from the coding sequence GTGACACAGGAGACAGGCGCACAGCGCTACGGCAGGAGTCAGGACGCGATCCGCCGCCTGACCAAGCGCCAGTACGCGGTGACGCAGGAGTCGGCCACCGAGCCGGCGTTCCGCAACGAGTTCTGGGACAACCACGAGGAGGGCATCTACGTCGACGTCGTGTCGGGCGAGCCGCTCTTCTCATCCACCGACAAGTACGACAGCGGCTCCGGCTGGCCGAGCTTCACGCGGCCGATCGAGTCCGCCGAGATCGTCGAGAACACCGACCGCACCTACGGGATGCTGCGCACCGAGGTGCGCTCCGGCCGGGCTGACAGCCACCTGGGCCATCTGTTCGACGACGGTCCCGTCGCCGATGGCGGGATGCGGTACTGCATCAACTCCGCCGCGCTCCGTTTCGTCCCGCTCGCCGAGCTGGAGGAGCAGGGCTACGGGGTCTACCGCCGCCTGTTCGAGAAGTAA
- the msrA gene encoding peptide-methionine (S)-S-oxide reductase MsrA: MTEKAILAGGCFWGMQDLIRKRPGVVDTRVGYTGGDVANATYRNHGTHAEAIEIEYDPEKTSYRELLEFFFQIHDPSTKNRQGNDVGTSYRSAIYYTDDEQRRVAEDTIADVDASGLWPGKVVTEVEAAGPFWEAEPEHQDYLERIPWGYTCHFARPGWVLPKRSESLAG, encoded by the coding sequence ATGACTGAGAAGGCCATCCTTGCCGGAGGCTGCTTCTGGGGCATGCAGGATCTCATCCGCAAGCGCCCCGGGGTCGTGGACACACGCGTCGGCTACACCGGCGGCGACGTCGCGAACGCCACCTACCGCAACCACGGGACCCATGCCGAGGCGATCGAGATCGAGTACGACCCCGAGAAGACCTCCTACCGGGAGCTGCTGGAGTTCTTCTTCCAGATCCACGATCCGTCGACGAAGAACCGCCAGGGCAACGACGTCGGCACCAGCTATCGCTCGGCGATCTACTACACCGACGATGAGCAGCGCCGCGTCGCGGAGGACACCATCGCCGATGTCGACGCCTCCGGTCTCTGGCCCGGGAAGGTCGTGACCGAGGTGGAGGCCGCCGGCCCGTTCTGGGAGGCGGAGCCCGAGCACCAGGACTACCTGGAGCGCATCCCGTGGGGCTACACCTGCCACTTCGCGCGCCCGGGCTGGGTGCTGCCGAAGCGATCGGAGTCGCTGGCCGGCTGA
- the rlmC gene encoding 23S rRNA (uracil(747)-C(5))-methyltransferase RlmC, which translates to MDCSYFDAGVCRSCTLMGVPYGEQLAGKDRSARELLAPFGDAMWLPPIASAEAGYRNKAKMVVGGTLERPTIGILDERGRGVDLSECGICAPGIRAALPVLAEFVTRAQLAPYDVPARRGELKFVLVTLSPDDELMIRFVLRDESAVARIRRELGWLLGRLPNARVVSANIQPEHKAVVEGDREIVLTPDSSLVMRVGGVGLRLRPQSFFQTNTAVAEQLYGQVSAWVDDVSPASVWDLYCGVGGFALHCAAPRRRVVGVETSAEAVKSARATAAAAGLPQLAFHAQDATAFALRAKTTPELVIVNPPRRGIGSELSGWLEGSGIPHVVYSSCNPKSLATDLARMPSYRIRTGRVLDMFPQTGHLEVAVLLERV; encoded by the coding sequence ATGGACTGCTCCTACTTCGATGCCGGCGTGTGCCGGTCGTGCACGCTGATGGGTGTGCCGTACGGCGAGCAGCTGGCGGGGAAGGACCGTTCGGCGCGGGAGCTGCTGGCGCCCTTCGGGGATGCGATGTGGCTGCCTCCGATCGCGAGCGCGGAGGCCGGCTACCGCAACAAGGCGAAGATGGTCGTGGGCGGCACGCTCGAGCGGCCGACCATCGGAATCCTCGACGAGCGGGGGCGCGGGGTCGACCTGAGCGAGTGCGGGATCTGCGCGCCCGGCATACGGGCGGCGCTGCCCGTGCTCGCGGAATTCGTGACGCGGGCACAGCTCGCGCCCTACGACGTGCCCGCGCGGCGCGGAGAGCTGAAGTTCGTCCTCGTGACGCTCTCGCCCGACGACGAGCTGATGATCCGGTTCGTGCTGCGGGACGAGTCCGCCGTGGCGCGGATCCGGCGCGAGCTCGGGTGGCTGCTCGGCAGGCTGCCGAACGCGCGCGTGGTGTCGGCGAACATCCAGCCGGAGCACAAGGCGGTCGTCGAGGGCGACCGGGAGATCGTGCTGACGCCGGATTCGTCGCTGGTGATGCGGGTCGGCGGAGTCGGCCTGCGGCTGCGGCCGCAGAGCTTCTTCCAGACCAACACGGCCGTTGCCGAACAGCTCTACGGACAGGTGAGCGCGTGGGTCGACGACGTGTCGCCCGCGAGCGTGTGGGACCTCTACTGCGGGGTCGGCGGCTTCGCCCTCCACTGCGCAGCGCCCCGGCGCCGGGTGGTCGGCGTCGAGACCAGCGCAGAAGCGGTCAAGAGCGCCCGGGCGACCGCCGCAGCGGCGGGCCTCCCCCAGCTGGCGTTCCACGCGCAGGACGCGACGGCGTTCGCGCTCCGGGCGAAGACCACGCCGGAGCTGGTGATCGTGAACCCGCCGCGCCGTGGGATCGGCTCTGAGCTCTCCGGCTGGCTGGAAGGGTCGGGGATCCCGCACGTCGTCTACTCGAGCTGCAACCCGAAGAGCCTCGCGACCGACCTGGCCCGGATGCCGTCGTACCGCATCCGGACCGGCCGCGTTCTCGACATGTTCCCCCAGACCGGGCACCTGGAGGTCGCCGTCCTGCTCGAGCGGGTCTGA
- a CDS encoding iron ABC transporter ATP-binding protein: protein MPFSPRPARSLLVAGVLAGALALAGCTPSASPSSPTATAGGASTTKPTETTPTSTPTEPPTPVTLTCDQLVTPDQLYAYNPNFGANPGYSPKDGSLEKKIADWQGVACSWLNQTSGDVIQIAVAQPPASQLDALKNAAITDAQPVPTYGAPPIEGYFKTGDAGQVQIFRGSQWIVAESTAFFEPGDAAPLMENVLANLPAA, encoded by the coding sequence ATGCCGTTCTCCCCCCGCCCCGCCCGCTCCCTCCTCGTCGCCGGCGTCCTGGCCGGAGCGCTCGCCCTGGCCGGCTGCACGCCCTCGGCGTCGCCGTCGTCGCCCACGGCCACCGCGGGAGGCGCGTCCACGACGAAGCCGACGGAGACCACCCCCACCTCGACGCCGACCGAGCCCCCCACGCCGGTCACCCTCACCTGCGACCAGCTCGTCACCCCGGATCAGCTGTACGCGTACAACCCCAACTTCGGAGCGAACCCCGGCTACTCCCCGAAGGACGGCAGCCTCGAGAAGAAGATCGCCGACTGGCAGGGTGTCGCCTGCTCCTGGCTCAACCAGACCAGTGGCGACGTCATCCAGATCGCCGTCGCCCAGCCTCCCGCGAGCCAGCTCGATGCCCTCAAGAACGCCGCGATCACCGACGCCCAGCCCGTCCCCACCTACGGCGCGCCGCCCATCGAGGGCTACTTCAAGACGGGCGACGCGGGCCAGGTGCAGATCTTCCGCGGCAGTCAGTGGATCGTCGCCGAGTCCACTGCCTTCTTCGAGCCCGGCGACGCCGCACCGCTCATGGAGAACGTGCTCGCCAACCTCCCCGCCGCCTGA
- the argS gene encoding arginine--tRNA ligase: protein MTPADLSAALLDIVTAVVDRRRAEGAELGELSLTLADVPLERPKNREHGDWSSNVAMRLAKKVGANPRELATEIAAAAAAIDGVASAEVAGPGFINFRLDAAAAGQLAQTILDAGADYGRTDVYHGLKVNLEFVSANPTGPIHMGGARWAAVGDSLARILQAAGADVTREYYFNDHGSQIDRFARSLLAAYLGEATPEDGYGGAYIGEIAARVVADYDGDLSALPREEQQEVFRSQGTQLMFQEIKDRLHAFGVDFDVFFHEDSLHESGAVERAIQRLSDLGHIFEADGAVWLRTTTFGDDRDRVIIRSNGEPAYISGDLGYYLNKRERGFEQNIIMLGADHHGYIGRLMAMTEAFGDVPNVNHQILIGQMVNLVKDGEPMKMSKRAGTIVTLDDLVDAVGVDAARYSLVRSSTDSPLDIDLDLLSKRSNENPVYYVQYAHARTRSVAANAEKAGVDRSAFKPELLTHETESALLGALQEFPRVVAQAAELREPHRVARYIEEVAGLYHAWYAVRDGSTRVLPFGEEPVTDAHRTRLWLNDAAGQVIRNGLGLVGVSAPERM from the coding sequence ATGACTCCCGCTGACCTCTCCGCCGCCCTGCTCGACATCGTGACCGCGGTCGTCGACCGGCGCCGAGCGGAGGGCGCGGAGCTCGGCGAGCTGTCCCTGACGCTCGCCGACGTGCCCCTGGAGCGGCCGAAGAACCGCGAGCACGGGGACTGGTCGTCGAACGTCGCCATGCGGCTCGCCAAGAAGGTGGGCGCCAACCCGCGCGAGCTCGCGACCGAGATCGCCGCGGCCGCCGCGGCCATCGACGGCGTCGCGTCGGCCGAGGTCGCCGGCCCGGGCTTCATCAACTTCCGCCTCGACGCCGCCGCCGCCGGGCAGCTCGCCCAGACCATCCTGGACGCGGGGGCCGACTACGGGCGCACCGACGTCTACCACGGCCTGAAGGTCAACCTCGAGTTCGTCTCGGCCAACCCGACCGGCCCCATCCACATGGGCGGCGCGCGCTGGGCGGCCGTGGGCGACAGCCTCGCCCGCATCCTGCAGGCCGCGGGCGCCGACGTCACGCGGGAGTACTACTTCAACGACCACGGTTCGCAGATCGACCGGTTCGCGCGCAGCCTGCTCGCTGCCTATCTGGGCGAGGCGACCCCGGAGGACGGCTACGGCGGCGCCTACATCGGCGAGATCGCCGCGCGGGTCGTCGCGGACTACGACGGCGACCTGTCCGCCCTGCCGCGCGAGGAGCAGCAGGAGGTGTTCCGCTCGCAGGGCACGCAGCTGATGTTCCAGGAGATCAAGGACCGGCTGCACGCGTTCGGGGTCGACTTCGACGTGTTCTTCCACGAGGACTCGCTGCACGAGTCCGGCGCCGTCGAGCGCGCCATCCAGCGCCTCTCCGACCTGGGCCACATCTTCGAGGCCGACGGCGCCGTCTGGCTGCGCACCACGACGTTCGGCGACGACCGCGACCGCGTGATCATCCGCTCGAACGGCGAACCCGCCTACATCTCGGGCGACCTCGGCTACTACCTGAACAAGCGCGAGCGCGGGTTCGAGCAGAACATCATCATGTTGGGCGCGGACCACCACGGCTACATCGGCCGCTTGATGGCGATGACCGAGGCCTTCGGCGACGTCCCGAACGTCAACCACCAGATCCTCATCGGCCAGATGGTGAACCTGGTGAAGGACGGCGAGCCGATGAAGATGTCGAAGCGCGCCGGCACCATCGTCACGCTCGACGACCTCGTCGACGCGGTCGGGGTGGACGCCGCCCGCTACTCCCTGGTGCGCTCGTCGACGGACTCCCCGCTCGACATCGACCTCGACCTGCTCAGCAAGCGCAGCAATGAGAACCCCGTCTACTACGTGCAGTACGCCCACGCCCGCACCCGCTCGGTCGCGGCGAACGCCGAGAAGGCGGGAGTCGACCGCAGCGCCTTCAAGCCGGAGCTGCTGACCCACGAGACCGAGAGCGCGCTGCTCGGCGCGCTGCAGGAGTTCCCGCGTGTGGTCGCCCAGGCCGCCGAGCTGCGCGAGCCGCACCGCGTCGCCCGCTACATCGAGGAGGTCGCGGGCCTGTACCACGCGTGGTACGCGGTGCGCGACGGCTCGACGCGCGTGCTGCCGTTCGGCGAGGAGCCCGTGACCGACGCGCACCGCACCAGGCTGTGGCTCAACGACGCGGCCGGGCAGGTCATCCGCAACGGACTCGGCCTCGTGGGGGTGTCCGCTCCGGAGCGGATGTGA
- a CDS encoding LmeA family phospholipid-binding protein translates to MSDQPTDILPDPATTPAGTSPRARRPRWTRVLLWTLIPLAVLAVLVVAADVAVRAYAEQRVSSEIEKKLPSNIAGDVQVHIGGVSVIQQYLSGSFERVELDAPKLTVDGTPISASVIATGVPADFSKPIADATGTLSISQASLNKLVTIPGATGDITLGDGVIGYRGSIDLLGLPVGYSVTATPTAHGDTVLLQPGTASLDTGSGSNVNLTRLLQALTDRGPFPVCAAQYLPKGVNVSDIAVTTGHATVTLTASGFVLDEAFLRSKGSCS, encoded by the coding sequence ATGAGCGACCAGCCCACCGACATCCTTCCCGACCCGGCGACGACCCCCGCCGGGACATCACCGCGTGCCCGGCGGCCGCGCTGGACGCGCGTGCTGCTGTGGACGCTCATCCCGCTCGCCGTGCTGGCGGTACTCGTCGTCGCCGCCGACGTCGCCGTGCGCGCCTACGCGGAGCAGCGGGTGTCGTCGGAGATCGAGAAGAAGCTGCCGTCGAACATCGCGGGCGACGTGCAGGTGCACATCGGCGGCGTCTCGGTGATCCAGCAGTACCTCTCCGGCTCCTTCGAGCGAGTGGAGCTCGACGCCCCGAAGCTGACCGTCGACGGCACACCGATCAGCGCCTCGGTGATCGCGACCGGAGTGCCCGCCGACTTCAGCAAGCCGATCGCGGACGCGACCGGCACCCTCAGCATCTCGCAGGCGTCGCTGAACAAGCTCGTGACCATCCCGGGCGCGACCGGAGACATCACGCTCGGCGACGGCGTCATCGGCTACCGCGGCAGCATCGACCTGCTCGGCCTCCCCGTCGGCTACTCCGTCACGGCCACGCCCACGGCGCACGGCGACACCGTGCTCCTGCAACCGGGCACGGCCTCGCTGGACACGGGATCCGGTTCGAACGTCAACCTGACGCGCCTCCTCCAAGCCCTCACCGACCGCGGCCCGTTCCCGGTGTGCGCGGCGCAGTACCTCCCGAAGGGCGTGAACGTCTCCGACATCGCGGTGACCACGGGCCACGCCACGGTCACCCTCACGGCCAGCGGTTTCGTGCTCGACGAAGCCTTCCTGCGGAGCAAGGGCAGCTGCTCGTAA
- the lysA gene encoding diaminopimelate decarboxylase, giving the protein MAPNPLAPPWLRVPHDANALVPGLWSRTVERDGGELSVGGVAVTDLAARFGTPLYVVDEREARERAAEVRDALQTAFAGIGSAAKVYYAGKAFLSIEVARWMADAGLNIDVCSGGELAVALAAGVDPARLGFHGNNKSAAEIDRAVAAGLGAIIIDSLQEIDRVAEAAARHGRVQSVRLRVNSGVHAHTHAFLATAHEDQKFGIALGDAAQAVARIRAHEGLRFLGLHCHIGSQIFGADGFAESAARLLAVHRELLADGDVPELNLGGGFGIAYTAADDPAPIAELATRIAETVAAGCAELEIPTPVVAFEPGRSIIGTAGLTLYTVGTTKDVLVAAEDDGETAVRRYVSVDGGMSDNARPALYGADYSARIASRVSSAAPELVRVAGKHCESGDIVVDAEYLPGDVRPGDLLAVPATGAYCWSLASNYNYLGRPPVIAVRDGEARVIVRGETEADLLARDAAYEGSVGEGVNR; this is encoded by the coding sequence ATGGCCCCGAATCCCCTTGCACCCCCGTGGCTCCGCGTCCCGCACGACGCCAATGCCCTCGTCCCCGGCCTCTGGTCGCGCACCGTCGAACGCGACGGCGGCGAGCTGAGCGTCGGCGGGGTCGCCGTCACCGACCTCGCCGCCCGCTTCGGCACGCCCCTCTACGTGGTGGATGAGCGGGAGGCGCGCGAGCGCGCCGCGGAGGTGCGCGACGCGCTGCAGACCGCGTTCGCGGGGATCGGCTCGGCGGCGAAGGTCTATTACGCGGGCAAGGCCTTCCTCTCGATCGAGGTCGCGCGCTGGATGGCCGACGCCGGCCTCAACATCGACGTGTGCTCCGGCGGGGAGCTCGCGGTCGCCCTCGCGGCCGGCGTCGACCCGGCGCGGCTCGGCTTCCACGGCAACAACAAGTCGGCGGCCGAGATCGACCGTGCCGTCGCGGCCGGCCTCGGCGCGATCATCATCGACAGCCTCCAGGAGATCGACCGCGTCGCCGAGGCCGCCGCGCGCCATGGCCGCGTCCAGAGCGTGCGGCTCCGCGTCAACAGCGGCGTGCACGCCCACACGCACGCCTTCCTCGCCACCGCGCACGAGGACCAGAAGTTCGGGATCGCCCTCGGCGATGCCGCGCAGGCGGTCGCCCGCATCCGCGCCCATGAAGGACTCCGCTTCCTGGGCCTGCACTGCCACATCGGCTCGCAGATCTTCGGCGCGGACGGCTTCGCGGAGTCGGCCGCACGCCTGCTCGCCGTCCACCGGGAGCTCCTGGCCGACGGCGACGTCCCCGAGCTGAACCTCGGCGGCGGATTCGGCATCGCCTACACCGCGGCGGACGACCCGGCGCCCATCGCGGAGCTGGCCACGCGCATCGCCGAGACCGTCGCCGCCGGATGCGCCGAGCTCGAGATCCCGACGCCCGTCGTGGCGTTCGAGCCGGGGCGCTCGATCATCGGCACGGCCGGGCTGACCCTCTACACGGTCGGCACCACCAAGGATGTGCTGGTCGCGGCCGAGGATGACGGCGAGACCGCGGTCCGCCGCTACGTGAGCGTCGACGGCGGGATGAGCGACAACGCCCGGCCCGCCCTCTACGGCGCTGACTACTCGGCCCGTATCGCGAGCCGCGTGTCGTCGGCCGCACCGGAGCTGGTGCGCGTCGCCGGCAAGCACTGCGAGAGCGGCGACATCGTCGTGGACGCGGAGTACCTCCCCGGCGACGTGCGACCGGGCGATCTGCTCGCCGTGCCCGCGACCGGCGCCTACTGCTGGTCCTTGGCGAGCAACTACAACTATCTGGGCCGTCCGCCCGTGATCGCGGTGCGCGACGGCGAGGCCCGCGTGATCGTGCGCGGCGAGACCGAGGCGGACCTGCTGGCGCGCGACGCCGCATACGAGGGTTCCGTCGGCGAAGGAGTGAACCGATGA
- a CDS encoding homoserine dehydrogenase, whose product MIEYRNLRVALLGAGSVGSQVARLLLEQGDEFASRVGAKLELVGIAVRNLDAPRDVDLPRELFTTDASSLILGADIVVELMGGIEPARGYVLEALNSGADVITANKALLATHGPELFEAAEQVGAQLYYEAAVAGAIPIIRPLRDSLAGDRVNRILGIVNGTTNFILDRMDVNGESLQDALATATERGYAEADPTADIGGYDAAQKAAILASLAFHTTVPLDRVYREGITGVTTAQVDAAREAGAVIKLLAICERLTDPETGEEGVSARVYPALIDRHHPLAAVHGAHNAVFVQAGAAGDLMFYGAGAGGVETASAVLGDVVSAARRHVVGGPGVAESTHADLPVLDIGRVVTRYQITLDVTDQPGVLAAVARILSDGGVSVETMQQSVPSATGAIVIAGRLPSAEGAPIHGAGAPTATLVIGTHEAEEAALAATVEALAASDVVTAISSVLRVEGS is encoded by the coding sequence ATGATCGAGTACCGCAACCTCCGTGTAGCCCTGCTCGGGGCCGGCTCCGTCGGCTCGCAGGTGGCGCGCCTGCTGCTGGAGCAGGGGGACGAGTTCGCCTCCCGGGTCGGCGCCAAGCTGGAGCTCGTGGGCATCGCCGTCCGAAACCTCGACGCCCCGCGCGACGTCGACCTGCCGCGTGAGCTCTTCACGACGGACGCGAGCTCGCTCATCCTGGGCGCCGACATCGTCGTGGAGCTGATGGGAGGCATCGAGCCGGCCCGCGGATACGTCCTGGAGGCGCTGAACTCCGGGGCCGACGTCATAACGGCGAACAAGGCTCTCCTGGCCACCCACGGCCCCGAACTGTTCGAGGCGGCCGAGCAGGTCGGCGCGCAGCTCTACTACGAGGCGGCCGTCGCCGGTGCGATCCCGATCATCCGACCGCTGCGCGACAGCCTCGCCGGCGACCGGGTCAACCGCATCCTCGGCATCGTCAACGGCACCACGAACTTCATCCTCGATCGGATGGACGTCAACGGCGAGAGCCTGCAGGACGCCCTCGCGACCGCCACCGAACGCGGGTACGCCGAAGCCGACCCGACCGCCGACATCGGCGGCTACGACGCCGCGCAGAAGGCGGCCATCCTCGCGAGCCTCGCCTTCCACACCACCGTGCCGCTCGACCGCGTCTACCGAGAGGGCATCACCGGTGTCACCACCGCGCAGGTCGATGCCGCGCGCGAGGCGGGCGCCGTCATCAAGCTCCTCGCGATCTGCGAGCGCCTGACCGATCCTGAGACGGGGGAGGAGGGCGTCTCCGCCCGCGTCTACCCGGCTCTGATCGACCGGCACCACCCGCTCGCGGCCGTGCACGGCGCGCACAACGCGGTATTCGTGCAGGCGGGCGCGGCGGGCGACCTCATGTTCTACGGCGCGGGCGCAGGCGGAGTCGAGACGGCCTCCGCCGTGCTGGGCGACGTGGTCTCCGCCGCGCGTCGGCACGTGGTGGGCGGCCCGGGCGTCGCGGAGTCGACGCACGCGGACCTCCCGGTCCTCGACATCGGCCGTGTCGTCACGCGCTATCAGATCACCCTCGACGTCACCGATCAGCCGGGAGTGCTCGCCGCGGTCGCGCGCATCCTGAGCGACGGAGGCGTGAGCGTCGAGACGATGCAGCAGTCGGTGCCGAGCGCGACCGGCGCGATCGTCATCGCGGGTCGTCTTCCGTCCGCTGAGGGGGCGCCGATTCACGGCGCGGGCGCACCCACCGCTACCCTGGTCATCGGCACGCACGAAGCCGAGGAGGCCGCGCTCGCGGCCACCGTGGAGGCGCTCGCGGCGAGCGACGTCGTGACCGCCATCTCTTCCGTTCTCCGAGTCGAAGGATCGTAA
- the thrC gene encoding threonine synthase, giving the protein MPEKSYSRQWRGVLREYADRLNISEATPIVTLGEGGTPLIPAAALSARTGADVYVKFEGMNPTGSFKDRGMTMAISKAVEHGAKAVICASTGNTSASAAAYATHAGIQAVVLVPEGKIAMGKLGQAIAHNAQLLQVQGNFDDCLDIARDLATNYPVHLVNSVNPDRIEGQKTAAFEVVEVLGDAPDFHIVPVGNAGNYTAYHRGYTEELQRGEATKLPRMFGFQAAGSAPIVLGHPVKEPDTIATAIRIGNPASWELALNARDDSDGYFGAIDDAKILEAHRILSSEVGIFVEPASAISVAGLLERAEAGAIPAGATVVLTVTGHGLKDPQWALRTADGSDVQPTVVPVDTAAIADVLGLVASGATA; this is encoded by the coding sequence ATGCCCGAGAAGTCGTACAGCCGTCAGTGGCGTGGTGTCCTCCGCGAGTACGCGGACCGCCTGAACATCTCCGAGGCCACGCCGATCGTGACCCTCGGCGAGGGCGGCACCCCGCTCATCCCGGCCGCGGCGCTCTCGGCCCGCACCGGCGCGGACGTCTACGTCAAGTTCGAGGGCATGAACCCGACCGGCTCCTTCAAGGACCGCGGCATGACGATGGCGATCTCGAAGGCCGTCGAGCACGGCGCGAAGGCCGTCATCTGCGCCTCGACCGGCAACACCTCCGCCTCGGCCGCCGCCTATGCGACGCACGCCGGCATCCAGGCGGTCGTCCTGGTCCCCGAGGGCAAGATCGCGATGGGCAAGCTCGGCCAGGCCATCGCCCACAACGCGCAGCTGCTGCAGGTGCAGGGCAACTTCGACGACTGTCTCGACATCGCCCGCGATCTGGCGACCAACTATCCGGTCCACCTCGTCAACTCGGTGAACCCCGACCGCATCGAAGGCCAGAAGACGGCCGCGTTCGAGGTCGTCGAGGTGCTGGGCGACGCCCCCGACTTCCACATCGTCCCGGTCGGCAACGCCGGCAACTACACCGCATACCACCGCGGATACACCGAGGAGCTGCAGCGCGGCGAGGCCACGAAGCTCCCGCGCATGTTCGGCTTCCAGGCCGCGGGGAGCGCCCCGATCGTGCTCGGCCACCCGGTCAAGGAGCCCGACACGATCGCCACGGCGATCCGCATCGGCAACCCGGCCTCCTGGGAGCTCGCGCTCAACGCCCGCGACGACAGCGACGGCTACTTCGGCGCCATCGACGACGCGAAGATCCTGGAGGCCCACCGCATCCTCTCCTCGGAGGTCGGCATCTTCGTCGAGCCGGCGTCCGCCATCAGCGTCGCGGGCCTGCTCGAGCGCGCGGAGGCGGGGGCCATCCCAGCCGGCGCCACGGTCGTACTGACCGTCACCGGCCACGGCCTGAAGGATCCGCAGTGGGCACTGCGCACGGCCGACGGCTCGGACGTGCAGCCCACGGTCGTGCCGGTCGACACCGCCGCCATCGCGGACGTGCTCGGACTCGTCGCCAGCGGAGCGACCGCGTGA
- the thrB gene encoding homoserine kinase yields the protein MTFAADALRGRSVTVKVPATSANLGPGFDTLGLALALYDELRVSVRDEPGATVEVIGVGAGEVPTDETNLVVRAIAHTFASVGHPLPGLDLVARNTIPHGRGMGSSGAAIVSGIMAAKGLLEGVVEFDAQSLLALANDMEGHPDNVAPALFGGLTIAWVTPEGPQFKKLIVHRGVSPLVLVPSHVMSTALARSLQPESVPHEDAVFNVSRSALLVAALIQSPELLHAATEDKLHQSYRASAMPETNRLITLLRERGFAAVVSGAGPSILVLCSDPSQRLAAAELVASEAETDWQPLMLAVDFKGATVSAVATESADTPAA from the coding sequence GTGACCTTCGCCGCCGACGCCCTGCGCGGCCGGTCCGTCACGGTCAAGGTGCCCGCCACCAGCGCCAACCTCGGTCCCGGCTTCGACACCCTCGGCCTCGCGCTCGCGCTGTACGACGAGCTGCGGGTCTCGGTCCGCGACGAGCCGGGAGCGACCGTCGAGGTCATCGGCGTCGGCGCGGGCGAGGTCCCGACCGACGAGACCAACCTGGTCGTCCGGGCGATCGCGCACACGTTCGCGTCCGTCGGCCACCCGCTGCCCGGCCTCGACCTCGTGGCGCGCAACACCATCCCGCACGGCCGGGGGATGGGCTCCTCCGGTGCCGCGATCGTCTCCGGAATCATGGCTGCGAAGGGTCTGCTGGAGGGCGTGGTCGAGTTCGACGCGCAGAGCCTCCTCGCGCTGGCCAACGACATGGAGGGACACCCCGACAATGTCGCACCCGCGCTGTTCGGCGGCCTGACCATCGCGTGGGTGACGCCGGAGGGTCCCCAGTTCAAGAAGCTGATCGTGCATCGTGGCGTCTCGCCGCTCGTGCTGGTGCCCTCGCACGTCATGTCGACGGCCCTCGCACGCAGCCTCCAGCCGGAGTCCGTGCCCCACGAGGACGCCGTCTTCAACGTCTCCCGCTCCGCCCTGCTCGTCGCGGCCCTCATCCAGAGCCCCGAACTGCTGCACGCCGCCACCGAGGACAAACTCCACCAGAGCTACCGCGCCTCGGCGATGCCCGAGACCAACCGTCTCATCACGCTGCTGCGCGAGCGTGGCTTCGCGGCCGTCGTCTCGGGCGCCGGCCCCTCGATCCTCGTGCTCTGCAGCGACCCGAGCCAGCGGCTCGCCGCCGCCGAGCTCGTCGCGAGCGAGGCGGAGACCGACTGGCAGCCGCTGATGCTGGCGGTCGACTTCAAGGGGGCGACGGTCTCGGCCGTCGCGACGGAGAGCGCGGACACTCCGGCGGCCTAG